In Urechidicola croceus, a single window of DNA contains:
- a CDS encoding DUF1028 domain-containing protein → MNKIYFLLVFLITQPLFAQSYKKSEPFTHTYSIVARDSVTGEMGVAVQSHWFSVGSVVAYGQAGVGVVATQSLVNPSYGPKGLVLLNQGLTPQQALDVLTENDKGEMYRQVAILNANGDVATHTGSLCIDEAGHKQGRNFSVQANMMLNNTVWDAMAFAFENTKGTLSERILATLKAAENEKGDIRGKQSASILIVNGIATGNSWEDTIMDLRVEDHENPIQELERLVKIHNAYDFMNKGDLAMEEGNSKKAEDLYLNAQNLFPENLEMQYWYAINLLNNKEFDKATPILKAIFVQDKNWQILTSRLVKSKLLTISTSELEKIMKL, encoded by the coding sequence ATGAATAAAATATACTTTTTACTAGTTTTTCTAATAACACAACCTTTATTTGCGCAATCTTACAAAAAGTCTGAACCATTTACACACACTTACTCAATCGTTGCTAGAGATTCAGTAACTGGCGAAATGGGTGTTGCAGTTCAATCACACTGGTTTAGTGTTGGTAGTGTTGTGGCTTATGGACAGGCAGGGGTTGGTGTTGTAGCTACACAATCATTAGTAAACCCAAGTTATGGTCCTAAAGGACTAGTGTTGTTAAATCAAGGATTAACACCTCAACAAGCATTAGATGTATTAACAGAAAATGATAAAGGTGAAATGTATAGACAAGTAGCTATTCTTAATGCGAATGGAGATGTGGCAACACATACAGGTAGCCTATGTATTGATGAAGCAGGCCATAAACAAGGGAGAAATTTTTCTGTTCAGGCAAACATGATGCTAAATAATACAGTATGGGATGCTATGGCTTTTGCTTTTGAAAATACAAAAGGAACTTTGAGCGAACGTATTTTGGCAACATTGAAAGCCGCTGAGAATGAAAAAGGTGATATTAGAGGGAAACAAAGTGCCTCAATTTTAATTGTAAATGGAATTGCAACTGGAAACTCTTGGGAAGATACAATTATGGATTTAAGAGTAGAAGATCATGAAAATCCTATTCAAGAATTAGAAAGATTGGTGAAAATTCATAATGCATACGATTTTATGAATAAGGGAGACCTAGCAATGGAAGAAGGTAATTCAAAAAAAGCAGAAGACTTATATTTAAATGCTCAAAACTTATTTCCAGAAAATTTAGAAATGCAATATTGGTACGCAATAAATTTATTGAACAATAAAGAGTTTGATAAAGCGACTCCAATTTTAAAAGCCATCTTTGTGCAAGATAAAAACTGGCAAATATTAACTTCTAGGTTAGTAAAAAGTAAGTTATTAACTATTTCAACTTCTGAACTTGAAAAAATTATGAAATTATAA
- the menD gene encoding 2-succinyl-5-enolpyruvyl-6-hydroxy-3-cyclohexene-1-carboxylic-acid synthase yields MQQYPKNDLAQLVIASCVAHDIEHVVISPGSRNAPLTIGFSNHKSIQTYSIVDERCAGFFALGLAQQLKQPVAVICTSGSALLNYYPAVSEAFYSDVPLVVISADRPKHLIDIGDGQTIRQENVFQNHILSSTNLKVDSKENEVEIQEALERCILKNGPIHINVPFDEPLYEVTNQILEIQNKNIKFKEEPLDVDELQNYADIWNSSTKKMVLIGTNYPDELLQIQLNKIIEDPSVIVLTETTSNVFNSNFINSIDNIIFPLENGVFEELKPEVLITLGGMIVSKKVKQFLRKYQPKHHWHIDSKKAYDTYFCLEKHFEITPQLFFSQFFFLTEEKNSGYQKYWLDIKEYRSAKHKEFLKGCSYSDLKVFETVLDSIPNNLQLQMSNSAIIRYSQLFDLKPSLSVFCNRGTSGIDGSTSTAIGASIAVNEQTVFITGDVSFFYDSNALWNKYIRKDFRIILINNDGGGIFKIIPGPKETNALSYFETTHGLSAKHLCEMFNLEYISASNLKEVNDSFKEFYSKSEVPKLLEIFTPSDENDLILKSYFKALK; encoded by the coding sequence ATGCAACAGTACCCTAAAAATGATTTAGCCCAACTAGTAATTGCCTCATGTGTTGCACATGATATAGAGCATGTTGTAATTTCTCCAGGATCTCGAAATGCACCATTAACTATTGGTTTTTCTAACCATAAATCAATACAAACATATAGTATTGTTGATGAGCGTTGTGCAGGTTTTTTTGCATTAGGTTTGGCGCAGCAATTAAAGCAACCTGTAGCAGTTATTTGTACATCAGGTTCGGCATTATTGAATTATTATCCAGCAGTTTCTGAGGCTTTTTATAGTGATGTTCCGTTGGTTGTAATTTCAGCAGATAGGCCAAAACATCTAATTGATATTGGTGATGGTCAAACTATAAGGCAAGAAAATGTATTTCAAAATCATATATTAAGTTCAACAAATCTTAAAGTTGATTCCAAAGAAAACGAAGTTGAGATTCAAGAAGCATTAGAGAGGTGTATCCTAAAAAATGGACCAATACACATTAATGTTCCTTTTGATGAACCTTTATATGAAGTTACCAATCAAATTTTAGAAATTCAAAATAAAAATATAAAATTTAAAGAAGAGCCATTAGATGTAGATGAACTCCAAAACTATGCAGATATTTGGAACAGTTCAACTAAAAAAATGGTTTTGATAGGAACCAATTATCCTGATGAATTATTACAAATACAATTAAATAAAATAATTGAAGATCCATCTGTAATTGTTTTGACTGAAACAACTTCTAATGTTTTTAATTCTAATTTCATCAATAGTATTGACAACATTATTTTTCCTCTGGAAAATGGTGTTTTTGAAGAATTAAAACCAGAAGTTTTAATAACGTTAGGAGGTATGATTGTTTCGAAAAAAGTTAAACAGTTTCTTCGTAAGTATCAACCAAAACATCATTGGCATATTGATTCTAAAAAAGCATATGACACTTATTTTTGTTTGGAAAAGCACTTTGAAATAACCCCTCAATTATTCTTTAGTCAATTTTTCTTTTTGACAGAAGAAAAAAATAGCGGCTATCAAAAATATTGGTTAGATATTAAAGAATATCGTTCTGCAAAGCATAAAGAGTTTTTAAAAGGTTGTAGCTACTCTGATTTGAAAGTTTTTGAAACTGTTTTAGATTCAATTCCAAATAATTTACAATTGCAAATGAGTAATAGTGCAATTATAAGATATTCTCAATTGTTCGATTTGAAGCCGAGTTTGTCAGTATTTTGCAATAGGGGAACAAGTGGTATTGATGGGAGTACAAGTACAGCAATAGGAGCATCAATTGCAGTAAATGAGCAGACGGTTTTTATAACAGGTGATGTTAGTTTTTTCTATGATAGTAATGCCTTATGGAATAAATATATCCGAAAAGATTTTAGAATTATTTTGATAAATAACGATGGAGGCGGTATCTTTAAAATTATTCCTGGACCAAAAGAAACTAATGCATTGTCATATTTTGAAACGACTCATGGTTTATCAGCTAAACATTTATGTGAAATGTTTAATTTAGAGTATATTTCGGCATCAAATTTGAAAGAAGTCAATGATAGTTTTAAAGAATTTTATTCAAAATCAGAAGTTCCAAAATTATTAGAAATATTTACACCAAGTGATGAAAATGATTTAATTTTAAAATCATATTTCAAAGCATTAAAATAA
- a CDS encoding S1 RNA-binding domain-containing protein, which produces MNLEVGDKVDLIIGRISKLGFTVLINKEYEGLLYKNELYVKLEEGDNVVGYIKKIREDGGIDVSLQPIGFKNTLVENEIKILDALKKSEEGFLGLHDKSSPDDIKYQMNMSKKAFKSAIGGLYRLKLISLEPEGIRMVKH; this is translated from the coding sequence ATGAATTTAGAAGTAGGAGATAAGGTCGATTTAATTATTGGAAGAATTTCAAAATTGGGATTTACAGTCTTAATAAATAAAGAATATGAGGGGTTGTTATATAAAAACGAACTTTATGTTAAACTTGAAGAAGGCGATAATGTAGTTGGGTATATAAAAAAGATTCGTGAAGATGGTGGAATTGATGTGAGTCTACAACCAATTGGTTTTAAAAATACATTAGTTGAAAATGAAATTAAGATACTTGATGCTCTAAAAAAATCAGAAGAAGGTTTTTTAGGACTTCATGATAAAAGTTCACCTGATGATATCAAATATCAAATGAATATGAGTAAAAAAGCATTCAAAAGTGCTATTGGTGGTTTGTATCGATTGAAATTAATCAGTTTAGAGCCAGAGGGAATAAGAATGGTTAAACATTAA
- a CDS encoding C1 family peptidase, with protein MKKLLSIIFIVLFNFVNAQEIPTTYTLEIDSKYQFRPYIDIEASSIKSQDKTGTCWSFSTSSFLESEIYRLTGKKIDISEMYSVRGTYERKAWNYVMRQGKAQFGEGGLGHDVINSLKTDGLVPESEFSGLIGNQTTHSHSQMVKEIQTILDAYIKNDIDSPYPNWKQTVDELLNENLGTEVNEFVFEGKVYTPKSFLEMTTINPNDYISITSFTHIPFYENFILNIPDNFSNGTYYNVPLDEFNSIAKQVLENGFSIEWDGDVSEKTFSPKYGIAVLPSNIENNTKSLTEIVPEMDVTQEFRQQEFENYNTGDDHLMHIIGIVTDQNGKLYYKIKNSWGTNSNRIGNDGYIYMSESYFKLKSISILIHKNALTQDLKQKLNL; from the coding sequence ATGAAAAAATTACTATCAATCATTTTTATTGTGCTGTTCAACTTTGTTAACGCACAAGAAATTCCAACTACTTACACTCTAGAAATTGATTCAAAATATCAATTTAGACCATATATAGATATTGAGGCCTCATCTATTAAAAGTCAGGATAAAACTGGAACTTGTTGGAGTTTTTCTACTTCGTCATTTTTAGAATCTGAAATTTACAGACTAACTGGTAAAAAGATTGATATTTCTGAAATGTACTCGGTTAGAGGAACCTATGAAAGAAAAGCCTGGAACTATGTAATGCGTCAAGGAAAAGCACAGTTTGGCGAAGGCGGATTAGGACATGATGTGATTAATTCTTTAAAAACTGATGGACTTGTTCCTGAAAGTGAATTTTCTGGATTAATTGGTAATCAAACAACACATAGTCACAGTCAAATGGTAAAAGAAATTCAAACTATATTAGACGCATACATTAAAAATGATATAGATTCACCATACCCAAATTGGAAACAAACAGTTGATGAATTATTAAATGAAAATCTTGGAACTGAAGTAAATGAATTCGTATTTGAAGGAAAAGTATACACACCAAAATCATTTTTGGAAATGACTACTATCAATCCTAATGATTATATTTCTATAACTTCATTTACACATATACCGTTTTACGAAAATTTTATTTTAAATATTCCTGATAATTTTTCTAACGGAACTTACTACAATGTTCCTCTTGATGAATTCAATTCGATAGCAAAACAAGTTTTAGAAAATGGATTTTCAATTGAGTGGGATGGTGATGTTTCAGAAAAAACATTTTCTCCTAAATATGGCATCGCGGTATTACCATCAAATATTGAAAATAACACAAAATCTCTAACTGAAATAGTTCCTGAAATGGATGTCACACAAGAATTTAGACAACAAGAATTTGAAAACTACAATACAGGTGACGATCATTTAATGCATATAATAGGAATTGTAACTGATCAAAATGGAAAGTTGTATTACAAAATTAAAAACTCTTGGGGTACAAACAGCAATAGAATTGGTAACGACGGATACATATATATGAGTGAGTCTTACTTTAAATTAAAATCTATTTCAATTTTAATTCACAAAAACGCCTTAACTCAGGACCTTAAACAAAAATTAAACCTTTAA
- a CDS encoding alpha/beta hydrolase, whose product MKKFTIILALLFCVSVFAQKTISHRLDSYELGESRNLKIYVPPSYEQDSSRYYPIAVVLDAEYLFDLYVGNSVLFSKKDKAPEQIIIGIDQNYKDKRYEDCAYDKVNSLPSGKSDEFYRFVRGELLDYMEENYRVSPFKTIVGNTLTANFTNYFFIEDIPGFSAFININPYFAPDVPTMLQKNATEVQRNSYYYYLSSGDYLSEKKLNAITTANSILAPIENEKFNYKYDNFDGSTSISSIGQSLSSAFAFIFEIYSSISKEEFDTKIKDLSPADAIAYLENKYVEIEYQFGSNLNIRERDIYAIESIVIDKENGEYLRDFGEMIYKLYPESPLSDYYIGLDYEMRGKYKRALEAYKEGYMKVEGSPEDAENFYKNVERVSAKVN is encoded by the coding sequence ATGAAAAAATTTACTATAATACTCGCCTTACTTTTTTGCGTATCCGTTTTTGCACAAAAAACTATTTCTCATCGCTTAGACTCTTATGAACTTGGAGAAAGTCGTAATTTAAAAATCTACGTTCCACCATCTTACGAACAAGACTCTTCAAGGTATTATCCAATAGCTGTAGTCTTAGATGCTGAATATTTGTTTGATTTATATGTTGGTAACTCAGTTTTGTTTTCAAAAAAAGATAAAGCTCCAGAACAAATCATTATCGGTATTGATCAAAATTATAAAGATAAACGATATGAAGATTGCGCATATGACAAAGTAAATAGTCTACCCTCAGGTAAAAGTGATGAATTTTATCGTTTTGTAAGAGGTGAATTATTAGATTATATGGAAGAAAATTATCGTGTTTCTCCTTTTAAAACAATTGTTGGAAACACACTTACTGCCAACTTTACTAATTATTTCTTTATTGAAGATATACCTGGGTTTAGTGCTTTTATAAACATAAATCCATATTTTGCACCAGATGTGCCTACTATGCTGCAAAAAAATGCGACTGAAGTACAAAGAAATTCTTATTACTATTACTTAAGTTCTGGAGATTACCTCTCAGAAAAAAAATTAAATGCAATTACAACAGCCAATTCTATTTTGGCACCAATTGAAAATGAAAAATTCAATTATAAGTACGATAACTTTGATGGTTCAACTTCGATTTCTTCAATTGGACAATCATTATCAAGTGCTTTTGCATTTATATTTGAAATTTACTCATCTATATCTAAAGAAGAGTTTGATACTAAAATAAAAGATTTGTCACCTGCAGATGCGATTGCATACCTTGAAAACAAATATGTAGAAATTGAATACCAATTTGGGTCAAACCTAAACATAAGAGAACGTGATATTTATGCAATTGAATCAATAGTTATTGATAAAGAAAACGGTGAGTATTTACGTGATTTTGGCGAAATGATTTACAAGTTATATCCCGAATCTCCTTTGAGTGATTATTATATCGGCTTAGATTACGAAATGCGAGGAAAATACAAAAGAGCATTAGAGGCTTACAAGGAAGGTTATATGAAAGTTGAAGGAAGTCCTGAAGATGCCGAAAATTTCTACAAAAATGTTGAGCGAGTTTCTGCAAAAGTTAATTAA
- a CDS encoding 1,4-dihydroxy-2-naphthoyl-CoA synthase, with protein MIKANWQTAKVYEDITYQKCDGVARIAFNRPNVRNAFRPKTTKELFDAFYDAGEDTSIGVVLLSAEGPSTKDGVYSFCSGGDQKARGHQGYVGEDGYHRLNILEVQRLIRFMPKAVIAVVPGWAVGGGHSLHVVCDLTLASKEHAIFKQTDADVTSFDGGYGSAYLAKMVGQKKAREIFFLGRNYSAQEAYEMGMVNAVIPHDELEDTAFEWAQEILAKSPTSIKMLKFAMNLTDDGMVGQQVFAGEATRLAYMTDEAKEGRNAFLEKRKPNFEKKWIP; from the coding sequence ATGATAAAAGCAAATTGGCAAACTGCCAAGGTATATGAAGATATAACATATCAAAAATGTGATGGTGTTGCGAGAATTGCATTTAATAGACCAAATGTAAGAAATGCATTTCGTCCAAAAACAACCAAAGAATTATTTGATGCGTTTTATGATGCAGGTGAAGATACTTCAATTGGTGTAGTTTTATTATCTGCAGAAGGACCTTCGACTAAAGATGGTGTATATTCTTTTTGTAGTGGAGGAGATCAAAAGGCTAGAGGTCATCAAGGGTATGTTGGTGAAGATGGATATCATAGATTGAATATTTTAGAAGTTCAACGGTTAATTCGTTTTATGCCAAAAGCAGTTATTGCAGTTGTTCCAGGATGGGCAGTTGGTGGAGGTCATAGTTTGCATGTTGTTTGTGATTTGACTTTAGCAAGTAAAGAGCATGCGATTTTTAAACAAACAGATGCTGATGTAACTAGTTTTGATGGAGGGTATGGTTCTGCGTATTTGGCTAAAATGGTAGGTCAAAAAAAAGCACGTGAAATTTTCTTTTTAGGTAGAAATTATTCTGCTCAAGAAGCCTATGAAATGGGAATGGTTAATGCTGTTATTCCACACGATGAATTAGAAGACACTGCTTTTGAATGGGCTCAAGAAATATTAGCAAAATCACCAACATCTATTAAAATGTTAAAATTTGCTATGAATTTAACTGATGATGGGATGGTTGGACAACAAGTATTTGCTGGTGAAGCAACACGTTTAGCCTATATGACTGATGAAGCAAAAGAAGGTAGAAATGCTTTTCTTGAAAAACGCAAACCAAATTTTGAAAAAAAGTGGATACCATAA
- the purU gene encoding formyltetrahydrofolate deformylase: MKSQIVTFLIKCPDNKGLVAKITSFFFNHGFNIVSCQQYVNSIEDVYFMRIRLDATDAKISKKELEEKFLGLAEPLEFTWSVNYGNKKSNVAIMVSHTSHCLYDLLERNQEGNLDCNIKMIISNHEKLRPIAEMFHIPYYYLPVKKGEKQKQEAQVIELLNQEKIDLIVMARYMQILSEDFINKYPERIINIHHSFLPAFQGANPYKRAYDRGVKLIGATAHYATVDLDEGPIIEQDIERVTHDSTPTTLKHIGADIERLVLAKAVKCHLNNQIIVANNRAVVFPETGE; encoded by the coding sequence ATGAAATCACAAATAGTAACGTTTCTTATAAAATGTCCTGATAATAAAGGATTGGTAGCTAAAATCACAAGTTTTTTCTTTAATCATGGTTTTAATATTGTTAGTTGCCAACAGTATGTAAATTCTATTGAAGATGTCTACTTTATGCGTATTCGTTTGGATGCAACTGATGCTAAAATCAGTAAAAAAGAATTAGAAGAAAAATTTTTAGGATTAGCAGAACCTCTTGAATTCACTTGGTCGGTTAATTATGGAAATAAAAAGTCAAACGTTGCAATAATGGTTTCCCATACCAGTCATTGCTTGTATGATTTGTTAGAAAGAAATCAAGAAGGTAATTTAGATTGTAATATTAAAATGATTATTAGTAATCATGAAAAATTACGTCCAATTGCTGAAATGTTTCATATTCCATATTATTATTTGCCAGTTAAAAAAGGAGAAAAGCAGAAGCAAGAAGCACAAGTTATTGAATTGTTGAATCAAGAAAAGATTGACTTGATTGTGATGGCACGATATATGCAAATTTTATCGGAAGATTTTATCAATAAATATCCTGAACGTATCATTAATATTCATCATTCATTTTTACCAGCATTTCAAGGAGCGAATCCATATAAAAGAGCCTATGATCGTGGAGTAAAACTAATTGGAGCAACGGCACATTATGCCACGGTAGATTTAGATGAAGGTCCAATCATAGAGCAAGATATTGAACGTGTGACACATGATAGTACACCAACAACTTTAAAACACATTGGTGCTGACATTGAGCGATTGGTATTAGCAAAAGCCGTAAAATGTCATTTAAACAATCAAATTATTGTAGCTAATAATAGAGCAGTAGTATTTCCTGAAACTGGAGAATAA
- a CDS encoding fumarylacetoacetate hydrolase family protein produces MKIICIGHNYAKHIEELGSERPIDPTVFLKPDSAILPKNNPFFIPAIAEEIHYETEVLVKINKVGKFIDAKFAHKYYDEIGLGIDFTDRAKQRHLKSKGLPWEKAKGFDGSAVIGEFFSKENFKNLNDLNFTMHLNDELRQDGNTSNMLWNIDDIIEYISQYFTLKKGDIIFTGTPVGVGAVKPEDVLVGALEGVEAFRVKIK; encoded by the coding sequence ATGAAAATTATCTGTATTGGGCACAATTATGCAAAACATATTGAAGAATTAGGTAGTGAACGTCCAATTGATCCAACTGTATTTTTAAAACCTGATTCGGCTATTTTACCTAAAAACAATCCGTTTTTTATTCCAGCAATTGCTGAAGAAATTCATTATGAAACCGAAGTTTTAGTTAAAATTAATAAGGTTGGAAAATTTATTGATGCAAAGTTTGCACATAAATACTACGATGAAATTGGTTTAGGTATTGATTTTACTGATAGAGCCAAACAACGTCATTTAAAATCTAAAGGTTTGCCTTGGGAAAAAGCTAAAGGTTTTGATGGAAGTGCAGTAATTGGCGAGTTTTTTTCAAAAGAAAATTTCAAAAATTTAAATGACTTAAATTTTACTATGCACTTAAATGATGAATTAAGGCAAGATGGTAATACAAGTAATATGCTCTGGAATATTGATGATATTATAGAATATATATCCCAGTATTTTACACTTAAAAAAGGTGATATTATCTTTACAGGAACTCCTGTTGGAGTAGGTGCTGTTAAGCCAGAAGATGTTTTAGTTGGGGCACTTGAAGGTGTTGAGGCTTTTCGTGTAAAGATTAAATAA
- a CDS encoding mechanosensitive ion channel family protein, with translation MSRISHLFYDYLISNGASETLAKYCNMLVLLIALFCLLLIIYIAIRKILITAFHHVSKKSKTNFDDLLVANKAPRNIAHIIPLLISLEFIPIVFTDFPLIEKVIETGLKVFAVILTLWIVRSLLNTLKDYFKTLPRLKDKPIDSYIQVFMIFAWLAGIMFVFAIITGITIWKFFTALGAVSAVIILIFKDTILGFVASIQVSINDMVRIGDWITFEKYGADGDVIEINLSTVKVQNFDKTITTIPTYALISDSFKNWRGMENSDGRRIKRAIIIKQDSIKYLSEKDVHQLQKIELITSYLVTRQKDIDTYNQDHNIDKSLLLNGRNLTNIGVFRKYIEEYVKNHSGINKDMMIMARQLSPTPQGIPIEIYTFSSDKRWQNYEYIMSDIFDHLLASVPFFDLELYELPSKL, from the coding sequence ATGTCTCGTATTTCTCATTTATTTTATGATTACTTAATTTCTAACGGTGCATCAGAAACTTTGGCTAAATACTGCAATATGTTAGTTTTATTAATCGCATTATTCTGCCTTCTTTTAATTATCTATATTGCTATTCGAAAAATATTGATTACTGCCTTTCATCATGTTTCAAAAAAATCTAAAACAAATTTTGATGATTTATTAGTTGCAAACAAAGCACCAAGAAATATCGCGCATATAATTCCTTTACTTATTTCTTTAGAGTTTATCCCAATAGTTTTCACGGATTTTCCTTTAATAGAAAAAGTGATTGAAACTGGCTTAAAAGTGTTTGCAGTTATACTTACACTTTGGATTGTAAGAAGCCTATTAAATACTTTAAAGGATTATTTCAAAACACTCCCTAGACTTAAAGATAAACCAATAGATAGTTATATTCAAGTATTTATGATTTTTGCCTGGTTAGCTGGTATTATGTTTGTTTTTGCAATCATAACAGGTATTACAATATGGAAATTTTTTACAGCTTTAGGAGCCGTATCTGCTGTAATTATTTTAATATTTAAAGATACAATTTTAGGTTTTGTAGCAAGTATTCAAGTTTCTATAAACGACATGGTGCGTATTGGAGATTGGATTACTTTTGAAAAATACGGTGCAGATGGTGATGTTATAGAGATAAACTTATCTACTGTGAAGGTTCAAAATTTTGATAAAACCATCACAACTATTCCAACGTATGCTTTGATTTCAGACTCCTTTAAAAACTGGAGAGGAATGGAAAATTCTGACGGAAGACGTATTAAAAGAGCTATAATTATTAAACAGGATAGTATCAAATATCTATCTGAAAAGGATGTACATCAATTACAAAAAATAGAACTCATTACAAGTTATTTAGTAACACGTCAAAAGGATATTGACACATACAATCAAGATCATAATATTGATAAATCGCTTTTATTAAACGGTAGAAACCTTACCAACATTGGAGTTTTTAGGAAATATATTGAAGAATATGTTAAAAATCATTCTGGAATAAATAAAGACATGATGATTATGGCACGTCAACTCTCTCCAACTCCACAAGGGATACCTATTGAAATATACACTTTTAGTAGTGATAAGCGATGGCAAAATTATGAATATATCATGTCTGACATATTTGACCATTTATTAGCATCAGTCCCATTTTTTGACTTAGAGTTATACGAATTACCTAGTAAACTTTAA
- a CDS encoding carboxylesterase family protein, which translates to MKNIFLTFLLTLVTMISSYAQKENLSSEELLRVAYISQYDNTAREYFVYLPKGYSNNPNKKWPILMFLHGNGERGNGTDELDYVMIHGPLYEAWVQKRDLPFIMIVPQLHMFDMEKLGIDYINGRSTDWIPKRLKNGVPERPQPEISQENFTGTIANDSIPSREFILKYGWNNVQEDLMSMINKTLADYNTDKNRIYLSGLSFGGYGTWYTASKNPNVFAAINPVVGYAYPELMKPIADAKIPIWNISGGKDTSVPAQYFYTGINKLKELGYHNIRLTVHEDTGHVETWRRVYGGQDIYDWLLNQSK; encoded by the coding sequence ATGAAAAATATCTTTCTAACTTTCTTATTAACTCTAGTCACAATGATTTCATCATACGCACAAAAGGAAAATTTATCATCCGAAGAACTTTTAAGAGTTGCATATATAAGTCAATATGATAACACGGCTAGAGAATATTTCGTATATCTACCAAAAGGCTACAGTAACAATCCAAATAAAAAATGGCCAATACTTATGTTTTTACACGGAAATGGAGAGAGAGGAAATGGTACTGACGAATTAGATTATGTAATGATTCATGGTCCTTTATATGAGGCATGGGTTCAAAAACGTGACTTACCATTTATAATGATTGTTCCACAATTGCATATGTTTGACATGGAAAAATTAGGTATCGATTATATAAACGGAAGATCTACTGATTGGATTCCAAAGCGACTTAAAAATGGAGTTCCTGAAAGACCTCAACCAGAAATAAGTCAAGAAAACTTTACTGGAACGATTGCAAATGACTCTATTCCTTCTAGGGAATTTATTTTAAAATATGGTTGGAATAATGTTCAAGAGGATTTAATGAGTATGATTAATAAAACTCTTGCTGATTATAACACTGATAAGAATCGTATCTATTTAAGCGGATTAAGTTTTGGAGGTTATGGTACTTGGTATACTGCAAGTAAAAATCCAAATGTATTTGCAGCGATAAACCCTGTTGTTGGTTATGCTTATCCGGAATTAATGAAACCAATTGCTGATGCAAAAATTCCTATTTGGAATATTTCTGGAGGAAAAGACACTTCAGTTCCTGCACAATATTTCTATACCGGAATAAATAAATTAAAGGAGTTAGGCTACCATAATATTAGGTTGACGGTTCATGAAGATACTGGACATGTTGAAACTTGGAGAAGAGTATATGGAGGACAAGATATATATGATTGGTTATTAAACCAATCTAAATAA